The genomic stretch ACCCAACAACAGAATTAATTTATTCCTCACCTTTTGAACTATTAATTGCGGTTATTCTTTCCGCTCAAGCAACAGATAAGTCAGTTAATCGGGCGGCCCGAATTTTATTTATTAGGGCAAATACACCAAAAAAAATAGCTGGATTGGGTTTATCTGGCTTAAAAAAGTATATAAAAACTATTGGCTTATACAATACTAAGGCAAAAAATATTATAAAAACTTGTAAAATTTTGCTGGAGCAATATCAAGGGAAAGTTCCTAATAATCGTGAGGCACTGGAAAGTCTACCTGGTGTTGGACGTAAAACAGCTAACGTCATTCTTAATACTATTTTTCATCAGCCCACTATTGCCGTTGATACACATATCTTCCGAGTATGTAATAGAACCGGTCTAGCACCAGGAAAAACGCCTTTAGCGGTTGAGAAAACTTTACTAAAAGTCGTCCCTAAAAAATATTTAAAAAACGCTCATCATTGGCTAGTATTACATGGGCGTTATATTTGTTTAGCTCGCAAGCCTAAATGCCCTGACTGTATCATTCGAGATCTTTGTGAATATCCTCACAAAACTGAACTTAAATAATTTAAGCCTTTTAAACCCTCACTATATTGTGAATAATTAGAGTTCTAAGAATCCATATTTAAAATTCCTTTCAGAATTTCTTCAGCTCCCAGATCGCGCAAACTCTGTGCCGCTAAAAATCCGATTTTTTCTGCATCGACAATAGACCCTTGTTTTTCTACTTTAATGAGTTTAGTACCCTCTAGATTTCCAACTAACGCCCGCAAACTTAGTCGACCATGACCCAACGTAGTTGCATAAGCCGCTATAGGCACTTGGCAGCTGCCACCGAGTTCTCGGCTTAAAGCTCGTTCAGCTAACACACAATAATAGGTATCCAGATGTGTCAATTTAGAAATAATTGCCAGGCTTTCTCTATCATCTGCACGGCATTCAATCCCTAAAGCACCTTGACCTGGCGCAGGCAGAAAACTCTTGGTTTCTAAATATTCACTAATGCAATCCCTTTTTTTTAAACGTATTAGTCCTGCGGCGGCTAAAATTATCGCGTCAAATTCACCTACAGCCAATTTGTCTAAACGGGTTCCTACATTCCCCCTTAATACTTTCACTTGTAAATCAGGACGCAAAGCCAATAATTGCGATTGGCGACGTAAGCTCGAAGTACCAACATAGGATCCTGATGATAATTGTGCCAAAGGTTGTGCAAATCTTGAAATTAATACATCGCGAGGATCTTCCCGCTTACAAATGGCTCCTAATAATAAACCTGCTTCTAAATCCATCGGCAGATCCTTCATAGAATGTACGGCGATATCTGCCTGATGACTAAGTAAAGCTCCTTCTAATTCCTTAACAAATAGACCTTTACCACCTAATTTGCTTAAAGAACTATTTTGTTGCCTATCTCCTTCTGTAAGCAAAGGAAGCAAACTAATCGTTAAATATGGAAAAAGCTTTTCTATTTGTTCTTTAATTGTATTGGCTTGCCAATAGGCCAGGGGACTTTTTCGAGTAGCGATACGTAATAGTTTTTTGCTATTCAAAACTCGCCCCAAATATTAAAAATTTTGCAATTGAGTTTTGATAAGCTGATCTTTTCTTTCCCATAGTTCGTTCAGTTTTTTTTGAAAGTATATGCGATATTGACGGTCATTTTCATAATCACCTAACCAATCTTTAGTAATAGGTATTGTTTCTACCTCAACGATTATTTTTTCTATATTTCCTGATAAGAAATCTAATAAGTTAGCGTGATGAGGAGGATAAATAATGGTGACGTTAAGAATTTTATGAAAAAAATTACCCAAAACAGCAAGGCTAAAAGCCATACCCGCTGCTTTAGGGCGTAGTAAATATTCATACGGAGATGCTTGTAATTCTCTTTTTTGCTGTGAAAACCGAGTCCCTTCAACAAAATTAGCAACGGTAGTGGGTATAATTTTGAACTTGGCGCTAGCTTTTTTAGTTTCTTCAATATCCTTATTTTTAAGTTCAGGATGCTTGGTTAGTTTGGCCTTGCTATATCGATGCATAAATGGGAAATCTAATAACCAACATGCCCAGCTTGCTATCGGCAAAGTCCAAAGTAACTCCTTTTTAAGAAAAAATTTCAAAGGGGGAATTTTACTGCTAAAAATAGACTGCAAAATAAGTATATCTGCCCAGGATTGATGATTAGAAACCAGTAAATACCATTCTTTATAATGCAACTGATCTAATCCTTTGATCTCCCATTTAGTATGAGTTATCCATTTTAAAAGAAAATAATTACTGCGTAACCAAACCGCATGTAAAAGCTCCATTAATTTTTTGGTAAATTGTCGCCATTTTTTTAGAGGAATAATAAATCGCAATAAACCCACTATCGCTAACGGAATAAACCAAACAGTAAGAATAGCAAGATACAAAGTCGCCGTGAGCCCAGCTCTTAAGAACTTAAACAAATTGTTCATAAATATATTTCGCACACTCCCATTAAGTGCACATATACTCTTCGCACTTGAATTGACTAGCTTTTCTAAAAAACTTAAATCTTATTGAGTAGTAAATTGGTACGATCGACTAAGCTACGCCATAGTCCAGCTTTTGATAAACTTTCCAATGCAATGAGTGGAGCAGACGCAACAGATTTATCATTTAATACGATATTGATTTGACCAATGACCTCGCCTTTATTAATCGGTGCTTTTAAATTGGGATTAAAAGTCATAGTCGTTGCAGGTTTTTTATTTGAACCGAGTGGAAGCGTTGCATAAAGATCTTGCGCTAAACCAACTTTAATTTGAGGCCGTTGTGCAAACCAAACCCTCGTTGTGGCCAAATTAACCCCTGCATTATATAACTTATGCGATTCAAAAAAACGAAAACCATAAGTCAGTAATTTTTGGCTATCTTGCGCACGCATTTCATCCGAAGGTGCACCCATAACAATGGTAATTAAACGCAAACCGTTTTTTTGACCTGAAGCAGCTAAACAAAAACCTGCTTCATTGGTATGCCCAGTTTTAATTCCATCTACATCAGGGTCACGCCATAACAAACGATTGCGATTGGGTTGTTTAATTCCGTTGTAAGAAAACCATTTTTGCGAGTACCATTTATAATCCTCAGGAAAATCAAGGATTAATGCGCGCGCCAAAATGGACATATCACGTGCAGTGGAATAATGATTAGGATCGGGTAATCCATCTACATCAATAAAATGAGTATTTGTCATACCCAGTCTTGCTGCTTGCTGATTCATTAAATTAACAAAAGACTCCTGACTTCCTGCGACGTACTCTGCCATGGCCACACAGGCATCATTACCAGAATCAACTATCATGCCTTGCATTAAGTCTTGCACACTAACCTTATCACCGACCTTAACGAACATTTTCGAACCACCTGTTTTCCAAGCGGCTTCACTAATGGTTACTAAATCAGTCGGATGTATATGACCTTGTTGCAAAGCCACCGACACAACGTAGGAAGTCATCATTTTGGTTAAACTGGCAGGCGCTACACGCTCGTCAATATTTTCACTTGCTAAAACCTTACCGCTATAAGCATCCATCAATAGGTAAGCTTTAGCATTTACGCTAGGAGCAATCGGTGTCAATGTAGGTTGTGCGGCAGCGGGAGCTGTTATAGGTATCACTGGGTCAGCTTTGCATACTGAGCCGAATAGCCCCGCTATTAAGAATATGAAAGTAAAACACAGTGGATATCGCTTAAACATGATGTAAACGCCTTATACAGTTTAGAAGTAATGCAGTTTCGGTTATATACTAATATTAGCTTTTAATATAAGTCCAGATAAAAAAGCCTATAAGTCATTTTAGTGATTTAATAATATACTGCAAATAGTTAATTATTTATAGGATAATAACGGTTTCACCAAAAATTTAATCGAGTAGTTTTTTTTGCTTTAAACTTTATTTTCGCTCTAGTTTAAGGTAAAGTGCGGCTGGCTTGACAGCCAATAATTGGAATAAAAGCTATTTTCAATAAGAAATTTGCAGGTAAAGAATGAGTAAACACTTAAGAATATCCGAATCCGCCAATTCTTTCTTCCAAAACGCAATACTCAGCACTATCTTTATTTTTAAATCAAACATTTATCAAATAGGATCGATCTTTGAGAAAATTCTTGCTCCCATTTTGTTTCCACTGGTTATTATACCTGATGCCATAGCGAGCTTGTTTGCTCTTTATCATTTTGCCCGCGCTAAAAATAAGAATTTAGGTAAAACCTTTGACTTAATTCATGCTCCAATTAAAGCCGCATTGGTTTTCACGGCCGTTTTTGCTGGACTTAGTCTAATTTTTGTACAAGGTTTATTTCTAACTGCCGTCGGCTCCAGTGTCGTTTATCACCTTGGTTTATCAGTTTTTAATGCTTACCATTGGCTTAAATCAGAAAAAAATTCACATGCTAGAACATTGCATAGAAATAATACTATAAATAATTTTATTGCGAGCACTATAGGGGGTATAGTCGTTGCCGGTATTATTTTAACCATGGTAGTAGCTCCCTATTTGGCTGCTACTATTCTAGCAACCGCAGGTATAGCAGCCGCAACACTGCTTATGCTTACAACTTTTTTTGCAATTTATCGAAACTTTAAAAATCCTCCTGTCTATCCAACTGTCGATCCTGACCTAAGAGATGAGAACTCTGAAAATTTTGAGGATTCAGATTCATTACTTGCATCATTCTCTGATGAAGAATTATCTATCCTCTCAAAAAATCAACATTCTAACTATTATCACCGTGAATTTCGTTGGTCAAAATTAACTGGGAATCAAGAACAAAATAAAACCTTTCTTCTTGAAGAAATTGAAAGTAAAAAGTGCCGTCTTCAACAGCAAATAACAAGCTCTAAAAACAGCTTTTTTGAACGTTTTTGGCCTGAAGAACCAAAACGCCAAGCTAAAATTGATTTCCTGGACGAACTTGAAACAAAAATAACTTCAAATGATAGGGGTGAATTATCCATTCCAAATCAGGCATGCCAATCATTTTTTAGAGCAGTAGGCGATACGGAAGATCTAATCCAAGCTACAAAACAATATTTTCAATACTCTCAAAGATAATTTGTAAGCTTTTTCATTACAAATCTATCTTGTGTTATATTTTAGTATAGAATAAGTGATTATTTTCCCAGAAAATCATAAAACCACATAAAATAATGCTTTATAAGACATTTCTAGGCTTATAGACTTTACTTATCGTCTCATATTAGGTATTTATTTAACCTAATATGATAAGAAAAATAAAATTGGCTATAGCTAGCTTAGCACTGTTAAATATCCTTTTTATCCCTTTAGGGTATGCAGAATATCCTCGTGTAGCTTATCAAATGCAGGGCCTCAATCAAGACCTTATCGGTCCTATTCAACAACGTCTGGATAC from Rickettsiella endosymbiont of Miltochrista miniata encodes the following:
- the hemC gene encoding hydroxymethylbilane synthase, whose translation is MNSKKLLRIATRKSPLAYWQANTIKEQIEKLFPYLTISLLPLLTEGDRQQNSSLSKLGGKGLFVKELEGALLSHQADIAVHSMKDLPMDLEAGLLLGAICKREDPRDVLISRFAQPLAQLSSGSYVGTSSLRRQSQLLALRPDLQVKVLRGNVGTRLDKLAVGEFDAIILAAAGLIRLKKRDCISEYLETKSFLPAPGQGALGIECRADDRESLAIISKLTHLDTYYCVLAERALSRELGGSCQVPIAAYATTLGHGRLSLRALVGNLEGTKLIKVEKQGSIVDAEKIGFLAAQSLRDLGAEEILKGILNMDS
- a CDS encoding D-alanyl-D-alanine carboxypeptidase family protein, translating into MFKRYPLCFTFIFLIAGLFGSVCKADPVIPITAPAAAQPTLTPIAPSVNAKAYLLMDAYSGKVLASENIDERVAPASLTKMMTSYVVSVALQQGHIHPTDLVTISEAAWKTGGSKMFVKVGDKVSVQDLMQGMIVDSGNDACVAMAEYVAGSQESFVNLMNQQAARLGMTNTHFIDVDGLPDPNHYSTARDMSILARALILDFPEDYKWYSQKWFSYNGIKQPNRNRLLWRDPDVDGIKTGHTNEAGFCLAASGQKNGLRLITIVMGAPSDEMRAQDSQKLLTYGFRFFESHKLYNAGVNLATTRVWFAQRPQIKVGLAQDLYATLPLGSNKKPATTMTFNPNLKAPINKGEVIGQINIVLNDKSVASAPLIALESLSKAGLWRSLVDRTNLLLNKI
- the nth gene encoding endonuclease III, yielding MNQKKRTAIFQRFHAYNPHPTTELIYSSPFELLIAVILSAQATDKSVNRAARILFIRANTPKKIAGLGLSGLKKYIKTIGLYNTKAKNIIKTCKILLEQYQGKVPNNREALESLPGVGRKTANVILNTIFHQPTIAVDTHIFRVCNRTGLAPGKTPLAVEKTLLKVVPKKYLKNAHHWLVLHGRYICLARKPKCPDCIIRDLCEYPHKTELK
- a CDS encoding acyltransferase is translated as MNNLFKFLRAGLTATLYLAILTVWFIPLAIVGLLRFIIPLKKWRQFTKKLMELLHAVWLRSNYFLLKWITHTKWEIKGLDQLHYKEWYLLVSNHQSWADILILQSIFSSKIPPLKFFLKKELLWTLPIASWACWLLDFPFMHRYSKAKLTKHPELKNKDIEETKKASAKFKIIPTTVANFVEGTRFSQQKRELQASPYEYLLRPKAAGMAFSLAVLGNFFHKILNVTIIYPPHHANLLDFLSGNIEKIIVEVETIPITKDWLGDYENDRQYRIYFQKKLNELWERKDQLIKTQLQNF